A genomic segment from Pseudomonas sp. S09G 359 encodes:
- a CDS encoding response regulator transcription factor: protein MNPAVVGQPSILTIEDDPVLGAYVQEHLGRSGFQVTWCQNGQQGLQIARERAFDVVLMDILLPGLDGLSILTHLRQSHSIPVILMSALGAEADRVSGFRLGADDYLPKPFSMIELRVRIEAILRRVALDRRPLPSLAPVRDDARTLRFDDELCDVFHQENWAGLTRSEYRLLETLHRNSEEVLSKAFLYQHVLQRGYAPHDRSLDMHISQIRRKLKAIGYNERQVRTVWGKGYVLSGHDDGL, encoded by the coding sequence ATGAATCCCGCAGTAGTTGGCCAACCCAGTATCCTGACCATCGAAGATGACCCTGTGCTGGGCGCCTATGTCCAAGAGCACCTGGGGCGCAGTGGCTTTCAGGTCACCTGGTGCCAGAACGGCCAGCAAGGCCTGCAGATAGCTCGCGAGCGGGCATTCGACGTGGTGCTGATGGACATCCTGCTGCCGGGGCTGGATGGCTTGTCGATCCTCACGCATCTGCGCCAGAGCCATTCGATCCCGGTGATCCTGATGTCGGCCCTGGGTGCAGAAGCCGATCGCGTCAGCGGCTTTCGCCTGGGCGCCGACGACTACCTGCCCAAGCCGTTCAGCATGATCGAGCTGCGGGTGCGCATCGAGGCCATCCTGCGCCGCGTGGCCCTGGACCGTCGCCCCTTGCCCAGCCTGGCACCGGTGCGCGACGACGCACGCACCCTGCGGTTTGACGATGAACTCTGCGACGTGTTTCACCAGGAAAACTGGGCCGGCTTGACGCGCAGCGAATACCGCCTGTTGGAAACCCTGCATCGCAACAGCGAAGAAGTCCTCAGCAAAGCCTTCCTTTACCAGCATGTGCTGCAACGTGGCTACGCGCCCCATGACCGCAGCCTCGACATGCACATCAGCCAGATCCGCCGTAAGCTCAAGGCCATCGGCTACAACGAGCGCCAGGTGCGTACGGTGTGGGGCAAGGGCTATGTGCTGAGCGGTCACGATGACGGGCTTTAA
- a CDS encoding DUF2062 domain-containing protein, whose protein sequence is MPRRLFKRYMPDPTSIREHKSLQFLGTLLHDPNLWHLNRHSVARAMAVGLFAAFIPIPLQMLLAAVLAIGVRGNMPIAVSLVWLTNPITMPVVFICTYMTGAWLMNVPARHLPHDLTWEWISGQLSTLWQPFLLGSVVLGLVLGALAYCLTMLYWRWWVAHQWKKRKQRRG, encoded by the coding sequence ATGCCCCGGCGCTTATTCAAACGGTACATGCCCGATCCCACCAGTATCAGGGAACACAAGTCATTACAGTTTCTCGGCACGTTATTGCATGACCCGAACCTCTGGCACCTGAACCGGCACTCGGTGGCTCGGGCCATGGCCGTGGGCCTGTTCGCGGCATTTATTCCGATTCCGTTGCAGATGCTGTTGGCGGCAGTCCTGGCGATAGGCGTGCGCGGCAATATGCCCATCGCGGTCAGCCTCGTGTGGCTGACCAACCCGATCACCATGCCGGTGGTGTTTATCTGCACCTACATGACCGGTGCCTGGCTGATGAACGTGCCCGCCCGCCACCTGCCACACGACCTGACCTGGGAATGGATCAGCGGGCAGTTGAGCACCCTGTGGCAGCCGTTCCTGCTGGGCTCGGTGGTATTGGGGCTGGTGTTGGGCGCACTGGCCTATTGCCTGACCATGCTTTACTGGCGCTGGTGGGTTGCGCATCAGTGGAAAAAACGCAAGCAGCGTCGCGGTTGA
- a CDS encoding DNA internalization-related competence protein ComEC/Rec2, whose amino-acid sequence MKTGMFALALGLLALRWLPVLPSVGWLLVLLVVALMLLPFRTYPLAFFLLGLSWACISAQWALDDRLRPALDGQTRWVEGRVTGLPQRTGDGVRFELTDSHARRAQLPKRIRVSWRSGPDVRSGERWRLAITLKQPAGLLNFHGFDQEAWLLAQRIGATGSVKDGQRLAPARNAWRDAVRQRLMAVNGQGREAGLAALVLGDGSGLAAEDWQVLQDTGTVHLLVISGQHIGLLAGLVYALVAGLARYGCWPRTWPWLPWACGLAFVAALGYGLLAGFGVPVQRACVMVGLVLLWRVRFRHLGIWWPLLLALNAVLILEPLASLQPGFWLSFAAVAVLILAFAGRLGAWSVWQAWTRPQGLIAIGLFPMLLVLGLPISLSAPLANLVAVPWISLVVLPLALLGVAALPLPLVGEGLLWLAGGALDGLFKALAWLAGHLPAWVPAEVPLGYWAVSLLGAVLLLLPKGVPLRWLGLPILLLAVFPPRTLVPHGQVDVVQLDVGQGQAVILRTRHHTLLYDAGARSGAFDLGARVVLPSLRKLGVGALDMLLLSHADADHAGGAAAIAKGLPIKRVVGGETEGLPGFLDTQACVSGEQWEWDGVSFELWQWPGATNGNSKSCVLQVQANGERLLLTGDIDRAAELALLASPLAVPTDWLQAPHHGSHSSSSWAFLQRLAPKSVLISRGRGNAFGHPHPQVMARYQALASQVYDSAEQGAVRVQLGTFAPPVVARSQRRFWRERLP is encoded by the coding sequence ATGAAGACAGGGATGTTCGCGCTTGCACTGGGGCTGCTGGCCCTGCGTTGGCTGCCGGTATTGCCGTCTGTCGGGTGGTTGCTGGTGCTGTTGGTAGTGGCGCTGATGCTGTTGCCGTTTCGCACCTACCCACTGGCGTTTTTCCTGCTGGGGCTGAGCTGGGCCTGCATCAGCGCGCAGTGGGCCCTGGATGATCGCCTGCGGCCGGCGCTGGACGGCCAGACACGCTGGGTGGAAGGGCGGGTAACCGGGTTGCCGCAACGCACCGGCGACGGGGTGCGTTTTGAATTGACCGACAGCCACGCGCGCAGGGCGCAACTGCCCAAACGCATTCGCGTGTCCTGGCGTAGCGGGCCGGACGTGCGCAGCGGCGAACGCTGGCGCTTGGCAATCACCCTCAAGCAGCCCGCCGGCCTGCTCAATTTCCATGGGTTCGATCAGGAAGCCTGGCTGCTGGCCCAGCGCATCGGTGCCACCGGCTCGGTGAAGGACGGCCAGCGCCTGGCGCCCGCGCGCAATGCCTGGCGCGACGCTGTTCGCCAGCGCCTGATGGCCGTGAATGGCCAAGGTCGCGAGGCGGGCTTGGCGGCACTCGTATTGGGCGACGGTTCCGGATTGGCCGCCGAAGATTGGCAGGTATTGCAGGACACCGGCACCGTGCACCTGCTGGTGATTTCCGGTCAGCACATCGGCTTGCTGGCGGGGCTGGTCTACGCGCTGGTCGCGGGGCTTGCGCGGTATGGTTGCTGGCCACGAACCTGGCCGTGGCTGCCGTGGGCGTGTGGCCTGGCGTTCGTCGCCGCGCTGGGCTACGGCTTGCTGGCGGGGTTTGGCGTGCCGGTGCAGCGTGCCTGCGTGATGGTCGGCCTGGTGCTGCTGTGGCGTGTGCGCTTTCGTCATTTGGGTATCTGGTGGCCGTTGCTGCTGGCGCTCAATGCCGTGCTGATCCTGGAGCCCTTGGCCAGCCTGCAGCCGGGCTTCTGGTTGTCCTTTGCGGCGGTGGCGGTGCTGATCCTGGCGTTTGCCGGGCGGCTGGGGGCGTGGAGCGTGTGGCAGGCGTGGACTCGGCCGCAAGGGTTGATCGCCATTGGGCTGTTTCCAATGTTGCTGGTGCTGGGGTTGCCCATCAGCCTGAGTGCGCCGCTGGCCAATCTGGTTGCGGTGCCATGGATCAGCTTGGTGGTATTGCCGCTGGCGTTGCTGGGGGTCGCAGCGCTGCCGTTGCCGTTGGTAGGGGAAGGTTTGTTGTGGCTGGCTGGCGGTGCGCTGGACGGCCTGTTCAAGGCGCTGGCATGGCTAGCCGGGCATTTGCCCGCCTGGGTTCCCGCCGAAGTACCGTTGGGGTATTGGGCGGTGAGCTTGCTGGGGGCGGTGCTGCTACTGCTGCCCAAAGGCGTGCCGTTGCGCTGGTTGGGCTTGCCTATTTTGCTACTGGCGGTGTTCCCCCCGCGCACGCTGGTGCCCCACGGGCAGGTGGACGTGGTGCAGTTGGATGTCGGCCAGGGGCAGGCGGTGATTCTGCGCACGCGCCATCACACCCTGCTGTACGACGCGGGCGCGCGCTCGGGGGCGTTCGACCTCGGCGCGCGGGTGGTGCTGCCGTCATTGCGCAAGCTTGGAGTGGGGGCGTTGGACATGCTGTTGCTCAGCCATGCCGATGCCGATCACGCCGGCGGTGCGGCGGCAATTGCCAAAGGGTTGCCGATCAAGCGCGTGGTGGGCGGGGAGACCGAGGGCCTGCCAGGGTTTCTCGATACACAAGCCTGCGTCAGCGGTGAGCAATGGGAGTGGGACGGCGTGTCATTCGAGCTATGGCAATGGCCTGGCGCGACTAACGGTAATTCCAAGTCCTGTGTCTTGCAGGTGCAAGCCAATGGTGAGCGCCTTTTGCTGACCGGCGATATCGATCGCGCCGCCGAGCTGGCCCTGCTTGCCTCGCCGCTGGCGGTGCCGACCGATTGGCTGCAAGCCCCTCACCATGGCAGCCACAGTTCTTCTTCCTGGGCGTTTCTACAGCGGCTGGCACCCAAGTCGGTGTTGATATCGCGGGGGCGTGGCAACGCGTTCGGCCATCCCCATCCGCAGGTGATGGCGCGCTATCAGGCATTGGCCAGCCAAGTCTACGACAGCGCCGAGCAGGGCGCCGTGCGGGTGCAACTGGGCACGTTTGCACCACCGGTTGTTGCGCGCAGTCAACGCAGGTTCTGGCGCGAACGGTTACCGTAG
- a CDS encoding sensor histidine kinase, which translates to MTGFKAALKRLPGKHSLFWKLACLLIAFCLLMIWLSWSWGRYMEEQNAYLADESREVLKGYAAGAELAWTTQGRAGVDAWLQLMAKHEPTWVGVIGSDLQSLSSTPLTDKESQRLTFLRGLDWPVSRHVKGLPWLKIPFPMDPGAGSLVIELPQRFMPGRYQLVWRVVTNGVIPGLFTLLLCIGLYRLLIMPLNQLREQANAWRADQLHTRLSVAATSRQDELGELGRAFDHMSERLQGTVVVQQQLLRDMSHELRTPLSRLQVACDSEQDLTQLRERLGREIGAMQRLVEDSLQLAWLDTERAPLPQEDIQVQALWDMLRENACFESDWPASRLPCLLGAECWVRGNLNTLAQALENILRNAIRHSPPDGVVCLDGWRDGDYWHLWLQDQGGGIAEEDLERIFAPFTRLDGSRPGDGGFGLGLSIARNAVRRQQGSLWAQNVGAGLRVHVRLRAC; encoded by the coding sequence ATGACGGGCTTTAAGGCCGCGCTGAAACGCCTGCCGGGCAAGCACTCGTTATTCTGGAAACTCGCCTGCCTGCTGATCGCCTTCTGTTTGCTGATGATCTGGCTCAGTTGGTCCTGGGGCCGCTACATGGAGGAGCAGAACGCCTACCTGGCCGACGAGTCCCGTGAGGTGCTCAAAGGCTACGCGGCCGGCGCCGAGCTGGCGTGGACGACTCAGGGCCGGGCTGGGGTGGACGCGTGGTTGCAACTGATGGCCAAGCATGAGCCCACCTGGGTCGGTGTAATCGGCAGTGACTTGCAATCCCTCAGCAGCACGCCGCTGACTGACAAGGAAAGCCAGCGCCTGACCTTCCTGCGGGGGCTCGACTGGCCGGTGAGCCGGCATGTAAAAGGCCTGCCGTGGCTGAAAATCCCGTTTCCCATGGACCCTGGCGCCGGCTCGCTGGTGATCGAATTGCCGCAGCGCTTTATGCCGGGGCGCTATCAACTGGTGTGGCGGGTGGTGACCAATGGCGTGATCCCCGGCCTGTTTACCCTATTGCTGTGTATCGGGTTGTATCGGTTGCTGATCATGCCCCTCAACCAACTGCGTGAGCAGGCCAATGCCTGGCGCGCCGACCAGTTGCATACGCGGCTGTCCGTGGCTGCCACCAGTCGCCAGGATGAGTTGGGCGAGCTGGGGCGCGCGTTCGACCATATGTCCGAGCGTTTGCAGGGGACGGTGGTGGTACAGCAGCAATTGCTGCGGGATATGTCGCACGAGCTGCGCACGCCGTTGAGCCGTTTACAGGTGGCCTGTGACAGTGAACAAGACCTGACGCAGTTGCGCGAGCGGCTCGGCCGCGAGATCGGCGCCATGCAGCGCCTGGTGGAAGACAGCTTGCAACTGGCCTGGCTGGACACCGAGCGGGCGCCGTTGCCCCAGGAAGACATCCAGGTTCAGGCGCTGTGGGACATGCTGCGCGAAAATGCCTGCTTTGAAAGCGATTGGCCGGCGTCGCGCCTGCCGTGCCTGTTGGGCGCCGAGTGCTGGGTGCGCGGCAACCTGAATACCCTGGCTCAAGCGTTGGAAAATATCCTGCGCAACGCGATACGGCATTCGCCGCCGGACGGTGTGGTGTGCCTGGACGGCTGGCGTGATGGTGATTACTGGCACCTGTGGCTGCAGGACCAGGGCGGGGGGATTGCCGAGGAAGACCTGGAGCGGATCTTTGCGCCGTTTACCCGCCTGGACGGTTCACGGCCCGGCGACGGTGGCTTCGGCCTGGGTTTGAGCATCGCCCGCAACGCCGTGCGGCGTCAGCAGGGCAGCCTGTGGGCGCAGAACGTTGGTGCAGGCCTGCGCGTGCATGTGCGCCTGCGGGCCTGCTGA